One Desulfatiglans anilini DSM 4660 DNA window includes the following coding sequences:
- the glmS gene encoding glutamine--fructose-6-phosphate transaminase (isomerizing), whose product MCGIVCYVGPRDTKSVLIEGLKQLEYRGYDSAGIAVQHGNQIACHRAVGKIVELEKKLAGLDITGESGIAHTRWATHGAPTEENAHPHRDEKENVFVIHNGIIENYHTLRKRLQQEGVHFRSETDTEVLAHLIAHYYDGSLSEAVRKTMGQVEGTFGIAVIHRNEPGRVVVARRGSPLIIGLSDGSRFAASDVSAMVRYTNQVIHLQDNELAVLTKDDVSISTAQAVSVKRDVETVEWRGEDIELSGFPHFMLKEIYEQPNTIENAMRGRLEPAEGVPKLGGIMPVWDRLKDCRHLVIVACGTSFYAGCVGRYVFEKLTEIDVQVELASEFRYRKLNFPHNTFILALSQSGETADTLAAIKEAKRKGASLLGIVNVVGSSIARETDAGVYNHAGPEIGVASTKIFTSQLTILTLLALLLGRHQNLSLTDGVEAIRALKQVPEQIKAIFAQANHIEAIAENYYHCSNWLFLGRKYNYPIAMEGALKLKEISYIHAEGYPAGEMKHGPIALVNPEMPTVAIVPQDDMYEKMISNIQEVKSRRGPVIAIATQGDAKIRELVDEVIEVPPTLSFLNPLLTVIPCQLLAYYCAKFLNRDIDQPRNLAKSVTVE is encoded by the coding sequence ATGTGTGGAATCGTCTGTTATGTCGGGCCGCGGGACACGAAGTCGGTCCTGATCGAGGGGCTGAAGCAGTTGGAGTACCGCGGGTACGACTCGGCCGGGATTGCGGTGCAGCACGGCAACCAGATCGCCTGCCACCGGGCGGTGGGGAAGATCGTGGAGTTGGAGAAGAAGCTCGCCGGACTCGACATCACCGGTGAGAGCGGCATCGCGCACACGCGCTGGGCCACCCACGGGGCGCCGACGGAGGAAAACGCCCATCCGCACCGGGACGAGAAAGAGAATGTCTTCGTCATCCACAACGGGATCATCGAGAACTATCACACCCTGCGCAAAAGGCTCCAGCAGGAGGGCGTGCATTTCCGGTCGGAGACCGACACCGAGGTGCTCGCGCACCTGATTGCGCATTATTACGACGGCAGCCTGAGCGAGGCGGTCCGCAAGACGATGGGGCAGGTGGAGGGAACCTTCGGGATTGCAGTGATCCACCGCAACGAGCCGGGGAGAGTCGTCGTCGCGAGGCGCGGGAGCCCGCTGATCATCGGCCTCAGCGACGGGAGTCGTTTCGCGGCCTCCGATGTCTCCGCCATGGTGCGCTACACCAACCAGGTCATCCACCTGCAGGACAACGAGCTGGCGGTCCTCACCAAGGACGACGTGTCGATCTCCACGGCGCAGGCGGTCAGCGTCAAAAGGGATGTCGAGACGGTGGAGTGGCGGGGCGAAGACATCGAGTTGAGCGGCTTTCCGCACTTCATGCTAAAGGAGATCTACGAACAGCCCAACACCATCGAAAACGCCATGCGCGGCAGGCTCGAGCCGGCCGAAGGGGTGCCCAAGCTGGGCGGCATCATGCCTGTGTGGGACCGCCTGAAGGACTGCCGGCATCTGGTGATCGTGGCCTGCGGCACCTCCTTTTACGCCGGCTGCGTAGGACGCTATGTCTTCGAGAAGCTCACGGAGATCGACGTGCAGGTGGAACTCGCCTCCGAGTTCCGCTACCGTAAGCTGAACTTCCCGCACAACACCTTCATCCTGGCCTTGAGCCAGTCCGGCGAAACGGCCGACACCCTGGCCGCCATCAAGGAGGCCAAGCGCAAAGGCGCCTCGCTCCTCGGGATCGTCAACGTCGTGGGGAGTTCCATCGCCCGCGAGACCGACGCCGGCGTTTACAATCACGCCGGCCCGGAGATCGGGGTGGCGTCGACGAAGATCTTCACTTCGCAGTTGACGATCCTGACCCTCCTGGCGCTGCTGCTGGGGCGTCATCAGAATCTTTCGCTTACCGACGGCGTGGAGGCGATTCGGGCTCTCAAGCAGGTGCCGGAACAGATCAAGGCGATCTTCGCCCAGGCGAACCATATCGAGGCCATTGCCGAGAACTACTATCACTGCTCGAACTGGCTTTTCCTCGGCCGGAAGTACAACTACCCGATCGCGATGGAAGGGGCGCTCAAGCTGAAGGAGATTTCCTACATCCATGCCGAGGGGTATCCGGCAGGGGAAATGAAGCACGGGCCGATTGCCCTGGTGAACCCCGAGATGCCGACGGTGGCGATCGTCCCCCAGGACGACATGTACGAGAAGATGATCAGCAACATCCAGGAGGTGAAGAGCCGCAGAGGCCCCGTCATCGCCATCGCGACGCAAGGCGATGCGAAGATCCGTGAACTGGTCGACGAGGTGATCGAGGTCCCGCCGACGCTCTCTTTCCTGAACCCCCTCCTGACGGTCATCCCCTGTCAGTTGCTTGCCTATTACTGCGCGAAGTTCCTGAACCGGGACATCGATCAGCCGCGGAACCTGGCCAAGAGCGTGACGGTTGAATGA